From a single Kitasatospora sp. NBC_00458 genomic region:
- the fxsA gene encoding FxSxx-COOH cyclophane-containing RiPP peptide → MTPVTSTMPRTDLTDTQKPVERLSLADLTALGTEELAARLHRALPGADSGLVPVAAFNSSI, encoded by the coding sequence ATGACACCGGTAACCAGCACCATGCCACGCACCGACCTGACGGACACTCAGAAGCCGGTGGAGCGACTCTCGCTCGCCGACCTGACCGCGCTCGGCACGGAGGAGCTCGCCGCCCGACTGCATCGAGCCCTGCCCGGGGCGGACTCCGGACTGGTGCCGGTCGCCGCCTTCAATTCCTCGATCTGA
- a CDS encoding FxsB family cyclophane-forming radical SAM/SPASM peptide maturase — protein sequence MTPIPVPLTQFVVKVHSRCDLACDHCYVYEHADTSWRGRPRAVGDRVLAKAAERVGEHAAAHRLPSVRVVLHGGEPLLAGPERIRRAAEGFRAALPPGCALDLRIHTNGVLLDTAFCDLFDELDIRVGVSLDGDRAANDRHRRYADGRSSHPQVLRAVALLRRPGYRHLYAGLLCTVDVENDPVAVYRALAELDPPAVDFLLPHATWEQPPKRPSTHGPTPYADWLLTVHDLWEADGRPFAVRTFDSVHRTRHGLSSLTESLGLEPSSLVVLETDGSFEQADSLKTAYDGAPATGMDVFAHSLDEVALHPGMAARQTGLAGLSATCRACPVVRSCGGGLYAHRYRDGGFDHPSVYCGDLMTLINGIADRSGEPVRPAAVAAVSPAAAVSPASAVEPAAAAAVPVQGGEPVVPAGLTGAQLDELARGHGGADTVRALNRAQLALGRAMLAAVRSTAGLARSAAWELLAELDTAAPAAVDAVLAHPYARAWAARRLGGDPAAGLAPLAGLAAVAAVRAGRGDAVAVPLRDGVLHLPTLGRIDLGAGVREAVVTGERKGFTVRADDGALVRPGDGDPRWQPVRRVALAGGWTLALEDVDPQRDSHQWPVADRLGEPELAAWSWALREAAELLDRDLPEYAHGLRAGLTTVTPLRPGPPGRDVSAAARQAYGAVGIARPATAPTLALLLAHEFQHVKLGAVLDQADLYDPADTSLYDAPWRPDPRPLEGLLQGTYAHLAVTAYWGTRVRAHDGLPGGSADHARAQFALWRRYTADAVERLAGSGSLTALGLRFAEGMRETADPWLAVPLPKSAEDAAERARRDRLPAAAG from the coding sequence ATGACGCCAATTCCGGTGCCACTGACGCAATTCGTCGTCAAGGTGCACAGTCGCTGCGACCTGGCCTGCGACCACTGCTATGTCTACGAGCATGCGGACACCAGCTGGCGCGGGCGCCCCAGGGCCGTCGGCGACCGGGTCCTGGCCAAGGCCGCCGAACGCGTCGGCGAGCACGCGGCCGCGCATCGGCTGCCGTCCGTCCGGGTCGTCCTGCACGGGGGAGAGCCCCTGCTGGCCGGCCCGGAACGGATCCGCCGCGCCGCCGAGGGGTTCCGCGCCGCCCTGCCGCCCGGCTGCGCCCTCGACCTGCGGATCCACACCAACGGCGTGCTGCTCGACACCGCCTTCTGCGACCTCTTCGACGAGCTGGACATCAGGGTCGGCGTCTCGCTGGACGGCGACCGCGCCGCCAACGACCGCCACCGCCGCTACGCCGACGGCCGCTCCAGCCACCCGCAGGTGCTCCGCGCGGTGGCGCTGCTCCGCCGGCCCGGGTACCGGCACCTCTACGCGGGCCTGCTCTGCACCGTCGACGTCGAGAACGACCCGGTCGCGGTCTACCGCGCGCTCGCCGAACTCGACCCCCCGGCCGTCGACTTCCTGCTCCCGCACGCCACCTGGGAACAGCCGCCGAAACGTCCCTCCACGCACGGCCCGACCCCGTACGCGGACTGGCTGCTCACCGTCCACGACCTCTGGGAGGCGGACGGCCGCCCGTTCGCCGTCCGCACCTTCGACTCCGTCCACCGCACCCGGCACGGGCTCTCCAGCCTCACCGAGTCGCTCGGCCTGGAGCCGTCCTCGCTGGTGGTGCTGGAGACCGACGGCAGCTTCGAGCAGGCCGACAGCCTGAAGACCGCGTACGACGGGGCCCCCGCCACCGGGATGGACGTCTTCGCCCACAGCCTCGACGAGGTCGCCCTCCACCCCGGCATGGCCGCCCGGCAGACCGGCCTGGCCGGGCTCAGCGCCACCTGCCGCGCCTGCCCGGTGGTCCGTTCCTGCGGGGGCGGGCTGTACGCGCACCGTTACCGGGACGGCGGCTTCGACCACCCGTCCGTCTACTGCGGGGACCTCATGACCCTGATCAACGGCATCGCCGACCGCTCCGGCGAGCCCGTGCGGCCGGCCGCCGTCGCCGCCGTGTCCCCGGCCGCCGCCGTGTCCCCGGCCTCCGCCGTCGAGCCGGCCGCAGCCGCGGCCGTGCCGGTCCAGGGCGGCGAGCCGGTCGTGCCGGCCGGACTCACCGGCGCGCAACTCGACGAACTGGCCCGCGGCCACGGCGGCGCCGACACCGTCCGCGCCCTCAACCGCGCCCAACTCGCCCTGGGGCGCGCCATGCTGGCCGCCGTCCGGAGCACCGCCGGGCTGGCCCGCTCGGCCGCCTGGGAGCTGCTCGCCGAGCTCGACACCGCCGCGCCCGCCGCCGTCGACGCGGTGCTCGCACACCCGTACGCCCGCGCCTGGGCCGCCCGCCGGCTGGGCGGCGACCCGGCGGCGGGCCTCGCGCCGCTGGCCGGGCTGGCCGCCGTCGCGGCGGTCCGGGCCGGACGCGGGGACGCCGTCGCCGTCCCGCTCCGGGACGGCGTGCTGCACCTGCCCACGCTCGGCCGGATCGACCTCGGCGCCGGAGTCCGCGAGGCGGTCGTCACCGGGGAGCGGAAGGGGTTCACCGTCCGCGCCGACGACGGTGCGCTCGTCCGCCCTGGCGACGGCGACCCGCGCTGGCAGCCGGTCCGGCGGGTCGCCCTGGCCGGTGGCTGGACGCTCGCCCTGGAGGACGTCGACCCCCAGCGGGACAGCCACCAGTGGCCGGTGGCCGACCGGCTCGGCGAACCCGAACTCGCCGCCTGGAGCTGGGCCCTGCGGGAGGCGGCCGAACTGCTGGACCGCGACCTCCCGGAGTACGCCCACGGGCTGCGGGCCGGTCTGACCACCGTCACCCCGCTGCGCCCGGGCCCGCCCGGCCGGGACGTCAGCGCCGCCGCCCGGCAGGCCTACGGCGCGGTCGGGATCGCCCGCCCGGCGACCGCGCCCACCCTGGCGCTGCTGCTCGCCCATGAGTTCCAGCACGTCAAGCTGGGCGCGGTGCTCGACCAGGCCGACCTCTACGACCCGGCCGACACGTCGCTGTACGACGCGCCCTGGCGGCCCGACCCGCGCCCCCTGGAAGGACTGCTCCAGGGCACCTACGCCCACCTCGCGGTGACGGCGTACTGGGGCACGAGGGTCCGGGCCCACGACGGCCTGCCCGGCGGGAGCGCCGACCACGCCCGGGCCCAGTTCGCGCTCTGGCGCCGCTACACCGCCGACGCCGTGGAGCGGCTGGCCGGCTCCGGATCGCTGACCGCCCTCGGCCTGCGCTTCGCGGAGGGGATGCGGGAGACCGCCGACCCCTGGCTTGCGGTCCCGCTGCCGAAGTCCGCCGAGGACGCCGCCGAGCGGGCGCGCCGCGACCGCCTCCCGGCGGCGGCCGGCTGA
- a CDS encoding FxsB family cyclophane-forming radical SAM/SPASM peptide maturase: MVPFRQYLLKIHSRCNLACDYCYMYEAADQSWRDRPRRMAVGTARRTARRIAEHADRCGLDEVGVILHGGEPLLVGAGHLDELLGELASSAPRVRFSLQTNGLRLLTEPALWEVLHRYRVGVGVSLDGAAADHDRHRRFRSGAGSWARTAEAVRLLGSAEHRELFAGLLCVVDLAADPVATYEALLEFAPPRVDLLLPHGTWEAQPPGLRRAVPTAPPPAGAATGAAAGEPAPYARWLIAAFDRWYGAPRRETGVRLFEELAVLLLGGRAASEAVGLAPVDLVVVEADGSIEQADSLKAAYDGAPGTGLDVWRHDFADAAAHPAFRARQRGLAGLGPVCAACPLARVCGGGLYAHRYGDGHFGWPSVYCADLARLIRHIGGRLREDVARLGGAPVTGAAG, encoded by the coding sequence ATGGTGCCGTTCCGGCAGTATCTGCTGAAGATCCACAGTCGGTGCAACCTGGCCTGCGACTACTGCTACATGTACGAGGCGGCGGACCAGAGCTGGCGCGACCGGCCGCGGCGGATGGCGGTCGGGACGGCCCGCCGGACGGCCCGGCGGATCGCCGAGCACGCGGACCGCTGCGGGCTCGACGAGGTCGGGGTGATCCTGCACGGCGGTGAGCCCCTGCTCGTCGGCGCGGGCCACCTGGACGAGCTGCTGGGCGAGTTGGCGTCCAGCGCACCGCGGGTGCGGTTCAGCCTGCAGACCAACGGGCTGCGGCTGCTCACCGAGCCCGCGCTCTGGGAGGTGCTGCACCGCTACCGGGTCGGCGTCGGGGTGTCGCTGGACGGCGCGGCCGCCGACCACGACCGGCACCGGCGGTTCCGCTCCGGCGCGGGCAGCTGGGCGCGGACGGCGGAGGCGGTCCGGCTGCTGGGCTCCGCCGAGCACCGGGAGCTGTTCGCCGGGCTGCTCTGCGTGGTCGACCTCGCCGCCGACCCGGTCGCCACCTACGAGGCGCTGCTGGAGTTCGCGCCGCCCCGGGTCGACCTGCTGCTGCCGCACGGCACCTGGGAGGCCCAGCCGCCCGGACTGCGGCGGGCCGTGCCCACCGCCCCGCCGCCGGCCGGGGCCGCCACCGGGGCCGCCGCCGGGGAGCCCGCGCCGTACGCCCGGTGGCTGATTGCGGCCTTCGACCGCTGGTACGGCGCACCGCGCCGGGAGACCGGCGTGCGGCTCTTCGAGGAGCTGGCGGTGCTGCTGCTCGGCGGGCGGGCGGCCAGCGAGGCCGTCGGCCTCGCCCCGGTGGACCTCGTGGTGGTCGAGGCGGACGGCTCGATCGAGCAGGCGGACAGCCTCAAGGCGGCGTACGACGGTGCGCCCGGCACGGGCCTGGACGTCTGGCGCCACGACTTCGCGGACGCCGCCGCCCACCCGGCCTTCCGGGCCCGCCAGCGCGGCCTCGCCGGGCTCGGGCCGGTCTGCGCCGCCTGCCCGCTGGCCCGGGTCTGCGGCGGCGGCCTCTACGCCCACCGCTACGGGGACGGGCACTTCGGGTGGCCCTCGGTGTACTGCGCGGACCTCGCCCGGCTGATCCGCCACATCGGGGGGCGGCTGCGGGAGGACGTGGCGCGGCTGGGCGGCGCGCCGGTGACGGGAGCGGCGGGTTGA
- the fxsT gene encoding FxSxx-COOH system tetratricopeptide repeat protein, which translates to MFAEPGLAPERTGPGTVVTFYSFKGGTGRTMALANVGWILASRGLRVLVVDWDLEAPGLHRYYHPLLVDPELHATDGLIDLLRAYVKQALPSAAGPTGLAPGAWLDEPGRLDAYICGLALDLPDGGRLDFLPAGRQNAAYPAAVTSFNWRSFYHGRDIRGGEFLRELRERWALAYDYVLIDSRTGVSDTSGICTVLMPDTVVDCFTFSAQNIRGGVDAARTIAESEERAIRVLPVPMRVEDAEQERLEAGRDYAREAFAPYLGRWLAADRRAAYWSDIEVPYKPFYAYEEVPATVADRPQEARSLLNAFERLAGWITDGRVRTLRPLTGEARRRLYGAYLRSTRTTPRQVYVSYAPEDRMWAEWAAATLTGFGYQTSLHNAAETHPGTPPEAAGPLEGQGRMLALLSPEYTALARAAEAWQLLGGRDPASGSPLLVALRLQGSDEPVPRPFVGPAVPDLVRSSALLAESQLYNELGPPPGSNRQPGNDSGEFAAPARFPGAAPQIQEVPSRNASFTGRGRLLELLRNRFTAGSAAVLSQVLYGFGGAGKSQIAAEYAHRFKAGYDVVWWVPAEEPANIPQKLAELAPRLGVESSDDVAHTAAAVLDALRRGQPYRRWLLVYDNAGTPDELAPWLPAGPSGGHVLITSRNQGWSKHAGLAEVDVFLREESIRLLRRFNTGLAPTDADQVADRLGDLPLAIGQAAVWLQETSMPFSTYLELLDDALTEMLERTRLRPAEYPHSAAATWRISVEELRGVNAPAAQILEICAFFGPDAIPMRLLYSRPVTHALRLPPRAPRDKLAIGEFLRAINRFGLARTDQGSGTITVHRLVQAVLRDQVGGGERAEIRAVVHAALAAANPGEPDIPANWPQYAALLPHLWPSGATGSADEDVRQWIIDSVRYQWKRSLHESGRDLAERTLEHWRRPGFGGPGFDADNDAQTLMLRTQLSNIRRSQGALHEAYAMDEDILERFTATLGPEHSHTLAVANSLGADLRSLGRYQEARALDRRTLEAARRTLGPDHPRTLMITNNLAVSDYLAGDRRAALELHRTNYLQQRDALGAHSLYALSSASNYARDLRETGRLREALDLLEETVRIYQQTIGDGHTDTLRARKNLAVALRRAGRYNEALEIDEDIYQRYLDINGPEHPDTLAAATNLASDLNALGDTDRAIQLAERALARYRDYLGEEHPVTLAGANNLSVYLRLAGRGQEARELSGRTLEQFRAVLGDDHLYIPIAMMNHANDLVLMGEPAAARALEEEARPLMVETLGPDHYDAIGIGSNLALSLAAAGERERAAQLRADCVRRARRTLGEEHPTTVAVMAGMRLDSDIEPPSV; encoded by the coding sequence ATGTTCGCTGAGCCCGGCCTGGCGCCGGAGCGGACCGGACCGGGAACGGTCGTCACCTTCTACTCCTTCAAGGGCGGCACCGGCAGAACCATGGCGCTGGCCAACGTCGGCTGGATCCTCGCCAGCCGCGGCCTGCGCGTCCTCGTGGTGGACTGGGACCTGGAGGCGCCCGGCCTGCACCGCTACTACCACCCGCTGCTGGTCGACCCCGAGCTGCACGCCACCGACGGGCTGATCGACCTGCTGCGCGCCTACGTCAAGCAGGCGCTGCCCTCCGCCGCCGGGCCGACCGGCCTCGCCCCCGGCGCCTGGCTGGACGAACCGGGCCGGCTCGACGCCTACATCTGCGGCCTCGCGCTCGACCTGCCGGACGGCGGACGCCTCGACTTCCTGCCCGCCGGGCGGCAGAACGCCGCTTACCCCGCCGCCGTGACCAGCTTCAACTGGCGCAGCTTCTACCACGGCAGGGACATCAGGGGCGGCGAGTTCCTGCGCGAACTGCGCGAACGCTGGGCCCTGGCCTACGACTACGTGCTGATCGACAGCCGTACCGGGGTCAGCGACACCTCCGGCATCTGCACCGTGCTGATGCCCGACACCGTCGTCGACTGCTTCACCTTCAGCGCCCAGAACATCCGCGGCGGCGTCGACGCGGCCCGCACCATCGCCGAGTCCGAGGAGCGCGCGATCCGGGTCCTGCCCGTCCCGATGCGGGTCGAGGACGCCGAGCAGGAGCGGCTGGAGGCCGGCCGGGACTACGCCCGCGAGGCCTTCGCCCCCTACCTGGGCCGCTGGCTCGCCGCCGACCGCCGGGCCGCCTACTGGAGCGACATCGAGGTCCCGTACAAGCCGTTCTACGCGTACGAGGAGGTGCCCGCCACCGTCGCGGACCGGCCGCAGGAGGCCCGCAGCCTGCTCAACGCCTTCGAGCGGCTGGCCGGCTGGATCACCGACGGCCGGGTCCGCACCCTGCGCCCGCTCACCGGTGAGGCCCGCCGCCGGCTGTACGGCGCCTACCTGCGCTCCACCCGCACCACGCCCCGCCAGGTGTACGTCAGCTACGCCCCCGAGGACCGGATGTGGGCCGAGTGGGCCGCGGCCACCCTCACCGGCTTCGGCTACCAGACCTCGCTGCACAACGCCGCGGAGACGCACCCCGGCACACCCCCGGAGGCCGCCGGGCCGCTGGAGGGGCAGGGCCGGATGCTCGCCCTGCTCTCACCCGAGTACACCGCGCTGGCCCGCGCCGCCGAGGCCTGGCAGCTGCTCGGCGGGCGCGACCCGGCCAGCGGCTCGCCGCTGCTGGTCGCGCTGCGGCTCCAGGGCTCGGACGAGCCGGTGCCCCGCCCGTTCGTCGGCCCGGCGGTGCCCGACCTGGTCCGCTCCTCCGCCCTGCTCGCGGAGTCCCAGCTCTACAACGAGCTCGGGCCGCCGCCCGGCTCCAACCGGCAACCGGGCAACGACAGCGGCGAGTTCGCCGCGCCCGCGCGCTTCCCCGGCGCCGCGCCGCAGATCCAGGAGGTGCCCTCGCGCAACGCCTCCTTCACCGGCCGCGGCCGGCTCCTCGAACTGCTCCGCAACCGCTTCACCGCCGGGTCCGCGGCCGTCCTCAGCCAGGTCCTGTACGGCTTCGGCGGCGCGGGCAAGTCGCAGATCGCGGCCGAGTACGCGCACCGCTTCAAGGCCGGTTACGACGTGGTCTGGTGGGTGCCCGCCGAGGAGCCCGCCAACATCCCGCAGAAGCTCGCCGAACTGGCCCCCCGGCTCGGGGTGGAGAGCAGCGACGACGTCGCGCACACCGCCGCCGCCGTGCTGGACGCGCTGCGCCGCGGCCAGCCCTACCGGCGCTGGCTGCTGGTCTACGACAACGCCGGCACCCCCGACGAGCTCGCGCCCTGGCTGCCCGCCGGCCCCTCCGGCGGCCACGTGCTGATCACCTCCCGCAACCAGGGCTGGTCCAAGCACGCCGGGCTCGCGGAGGTCGACGTGTTCCTGCGGGAGGAGAGCATCCGGCTGCTGCGCCGCTTCAACACCGGCCTCGCGCCCACCGACGCCGACCAGGTCGCCGACCGGCTCGGCGACCTCCCGCTCGCCATCGGGCAGGCCGCCGTCTGGCTGCAGGAGACCTCGATGCCGTTCTCCACCTACCTCGAACTGCTCGACGACGCCCTCACCGAGATGCTGGAGCGCACCCGGCTGCGCCCCGCCGAGTACCCGCACTCCGCCGCCGCGACCTGGCGGATCTCGGTCGAGGAACTGCGCGGCGTCAACGCGCCGGCCGCCCAGATCCTGGAGATCTGCGCCTTCTTCGGCCCGGACGCCATCCCGATGCGGCTGCTCTACAGCCGGCCGGTGACCCACGCGCTGCGGCTGCCGCCCCGGGCGCCCCGCGACAAGCTGGCGATCGGCGAGTTCCTGCGCGCCATCAACCGGTTCGGCCTGGCCCGCACCGACCAGGGCAGCGGGACCATCACCGTGCACCGGCTGGTCCAGGCGGTGCTCCGCGACCAGGTGGGCGGCGGCGAACGGGCCGAGATCCGCGCCGTGGTGCACGCCGCGCTCGCCGCCGCCAACCCCGGCGAGCCGGACATCCCCGCCAACTGGCCGCAGTACGCCGCCCTGCTGCCCCACCTCTGGCCGTCCGGCGCGACCGGCAGCGCCGACGAGGACGTCCGGCAGTGGATCATCGACTCGGTGCGCTACCAGTGGAAGCGCAGCCTGCACGAGTCCGGCCGGGACCTCGCCGAGCGCACCCTGGAGCACTGGCGCCGGCCGGGCTTCGGCGGCCCCGGCTTCGACGCCGACAACGACGCGCAGACCCTGATGCTGCGCACCCAGCTCAGCAACATCCGACGCTCCCAGGGCGCCCTGCACGAGGCGTACGCGATGGACGAGGACATCCTGGAGCGGTTCACCGCCACCCTCGGCCCGGAGCACTCGCACACCCTCGCCGTCGCCAACAGCCTCGGCGCCGACCTGCGTTCGCTCGGCCGCTACCAGGAGGCCCGCGCGCTCGACCGCCGGACGCTGGAGGCCGCCCGGCGCACGCTCGGGCCCGACCACCCGCGCACCCTGATGATCACCAACAACCTGGCCGTCTCCGACTACCTCGCCGGGGACCGCCGGGCCGCCCTGGAGCTCCACCGCACCAACTACCTGCAGCAGCGCGACGCGCTCGGCGCGCACAGCCTCTACGCACTCTCCTCCGCCTCCAACTACGCCCGCGACCTGCGCGAGACCGGCCGGCTCCGGGAGGCGCTGGACCTGCTGGAGGAGACCGTCCGGATCTACCAGCAGACCATCGGCGACGGCCACACCGACACCCTGCGCGCCCGCAAGAACCTGGCGGTCGCACTGCGCCGGGCGGGCCGCTACAACGAGGCGCTGGAGATCGACGAGGACATCTACCAGCGCTACCTGGACATCAACGGCCCCGAGCACCCCGACACCCTGGCCGCCGCGACCAACCTGGCCAGCGACCTCAACGCGCTCGGCGACACCGACCGGGCCATCCAGCTGGCCGAACGGGCCCTCGCCCGGTACCGGGACTACCTCGGCGAGGAGCACCCGGTCACCCTGGCCGGGGCCAACAACCTCTCCGTCTACCTCCGGCTCGCGGGGCGCGGCCAGGAGGCCCGCGAGCTCTCCGGGCGGACGCTGGAGCAGTTCCGGGCCGTCCTCGGCGACGACCACCTCTACATCCCGATCGCGATGATGAACCACGCCAACGACCTGGTGCTGATGGGGGAGCCGGCGGCCGCCCGCGCACTGGAGGAGGAGGCCCGGCCGCTCATGGTCGAGACCCTCGGCCCGGACCACTACGACGCCATCGGCATCGGCTCCAACCTCGCGCTCTCGCTCGCCGCCGCGGGCGAACGGGAGCGCGCGGCCCAGCTGCGCGCCGACTGCGTCCGCCGGGCGCGGCGCACCCTGGGGGAGGAGCACCCGACGACGGTGGCGGTCATGGCGGGGATGCGGCTGGACTCGGACATCGAACCGCCGTCCGTGTGA
- a CDS encoding aKG-HExxH-type peptide beta-hydroxylase — MGAGTGSGTDVDVDVDGDVDVDSGRDAGAGGGGSAPGVPAARGGAGLPRHGVDGATFRELAAARGGAEAVRLLRAGQLSKRALLLLALRRGLPAADGGFAAAYRELGALRETDPERWEQVLLRPELDAWAADRLRALAAGAGAGVGAGAGGTGVPLGGLGEFVRGGPVGEPVRLECDGLRWTPLLDHAGPRRADYGRPVTGPLGAAGLDSWRGALAGAWEVLVRRHRPHAEAVAACVSVLVPLRPAPDGSAVSAAARRAYGAVAASLPAEPVLLALALVHEFLHVQLGALLDLVPLHHPNGAAVHHAPWRPDPRPVGALLQGAYAHLGVTGFWRAELAAGAPGRERAEREYLRWRVHTGAALATLAASGELTTAGSAFVAEMARAVRAFE, encoded by the coding sequence ATGGGTGCGGGTACGGGTTCCGGCACGGACGTGGACGTGGACGTGGACGGCGACGTGGACGTGGACAGCGGCAGGGACGCGGGAGCGGGCGGCGGCGGGTCGGCGCCGGGGGTGCCGGCGGCCCGGGGAGGCGCCGGGCTGCCCCGGCACGGGGTGGACGGGGCCACCTTCCGGGAGCTCGCCGCCGCGCGCGGCGGCGCGGAGGCCGTCCGGCTGCTGCGGGCCGGGCAGCTGAGCAAGCGGGCCCTGCTGCTGCTCGCCCTGCGGAGGGGGCTGCCGGCGGCCGACGGCGGCTTCGCGGCGGCCTACCGGGAGCTCGGGGCGCTCCGGGAGACCGACCCGGAGCGCTGGGAGCAGGTGCTGCTGCGGCCGGAGCTGGACGCGTGGGCGGCCGACCGCCTGCGCGCCCTGGCGGCCGGGGCCGGGGCCGGGGTCGGGGCCGGTGCCGGTGGTACCGGTGTTCCGCTCGGCGGGCTGGGGGAGTTCGTCCGGGGCGGGCCGGTCGGTGAGCCCGTCCGGCTGGAGTGCGACGGGCTGCGCTGGACGCCGCTGCTGGACCACGCCGGTCCGCGCCGCGCCGACTACGGCCGCCCCGTAACCGGACCGCTCGGCGCCGCCGGACTCGACTCCTGGCGCGGGGCACTGGCCGGTGCCTGGGAGGTCCTGGTGCGCCGTCACCGCCCGCACGCGGAGGCGGTGGCGGCCTGCGTCTCCGTCCTGGTGCCGCTGCGCCCGGCTCCGGACGGGTCGGCGGTCAGCGCCGCCGCCCGGCGGGCCTACGGCGCGGTGGCGGCCTCCCTCCCGGCCGAGCCGGTGCTGCTGGCGCTGGCCCTGGTGCACGAGTTCCTGCACGTCCAACTCGGCGCGCTGCTGGACCTGGTGCCGCTCCACCACCCCAACGGGGCCGCCGTCCACCACGCGCCCTGGCGGCCCGACCCGCGTCCGGTGGGCGCCCTGCTCCAGGGGGCCTACGCGCACCTGGGCGTCACCGGATTCTGGCGGGCCGAGCTCGCGGCCGGAGCGCCGGGCCGGGAGCGGGCCGAGCGCGAGTACCTCCGCTGGCGGGTGCACACCGGGGCCGCCCTGGCCACCCTGGCGGCGAGCGGCGAACTCACCACCGCCGGAAGCGCGTTCGTGGCGGAAATGGCACGGGCGGTGCGCGCGTTCGAGTGA